A region from the Melanotaenia boesemani isolate fMelBoe1 chromosome 11, fMelBoe1.pri, whole genome shotgun sequence genome encodes:
- the rtn4r gene encoding reticulon-4 receptor, translating to MRTVIIDGGRLLFLVMCLNLVPQTDSCPAKCVCYSEPRPTVACQQQGLFSIPTEIPVRSQRIFLQSNKLTVVRSTSFSSCHNLTVLWLYSNNISYIEAGAFYGLEKLEELDIGDNSNLRTISPTAFRGLTKLHTLHLHRCGLSELPVGVFRGMFSLQYLYLQDNNILTLHDDTFLDLANLTYLYLHNNKIKIVTDNMFRGLINLDRLLLHQNRVIFVQPRAFSDLGKLKSLFLFFNNLTVLTGETMDPLVSLQYLRLNGNQWICDCRARTLWEWFKRFKGSSSELECNVPEFLVGKDLKRLKSEDLEGCVETPQIQTNLFSSKAQSGKFPSTESPLGDGIPRCCLGDNDKSSILSGKSRQITNNPLKEKENMSKTKYKQQERTKNETQNKQNDGPLGTLSNNLDKTLENLNPEFIDNPESSTASNKKKKKCSKKPKSDTHCIKGRGSTLQVLHFLIIPMTWISLAIS from the coding sequence GGGGGCGACTCCTTTTCCTGGTGATGTGTCTGAACCTTGTGCCTCAAACTGACAGCTGCCCTGCCAAGTGTGTGTGCTACAGTGAGCCCAGACCCACTGTGGCTTGCCAACAACAAGGACTGTTTTCCATCCCCACTGAGATCCCTGTACGGAGCCAACGGATATTCCTCCAGAGCAACAAGTTGACGGTAGTGAGGTCTACCAGCTTCAGTTCTTGCCATAATCTTACTGTCCTCTGGCTCTACTCTAACAACATCAGTTACATTGAAGCTGGAGCTTTTTATGGCCTTGAAAAACTAGAGGAACTGGACATTGGAGACAACAGCAACCTCCGCACCATCAGCCCAACAGCCTTTCGGGGCTTAACAAAGTTGCACACTCTCCATCTGCACAGGTGTGGCCTGTCAGAGCTCCCTGTTGGCGTTTTCCGAGGAATGTTCTCCCTGCAGTACCTTTACCTACAGGACAATAATATTCTAACGCTGCATGATGACACCTTTCTGGACCTTGCCAACCTCACCTATCTCTACTTGCACAATAACAAGATCAAGATAGTAACGGACAACATGTTTCGAGGCTTAATCAATCTGGACAGACTGCTGCTACACCAGAATCGAGTTATCTTTGTCCAACCCAGGGCTTTTAGTGATCTCGGCAAGCTGAAATCcttgttcttgttcttcaaCAATCTTACGGTCTTGACAGGGGAGACCATGGACCCGCTGGTTTCCCTTCAGTATTTGCGTTTAAATGGGAACCAGTGGATCTGTGACTGCAGAGCGAGGACCTTGTGGGAGTGGTTCAAACGTTTCAAAGGTTCCAGCTCCGAGTTGGAGTGCAATGTCCCTGAGTTCCTGGTTGGAAAGGACTTGAAACGACTGAAAAGCgaagacctggaggggtgtgtGGAAACCCCACAAATTCAGACCAATCTCTTCAGCTCCAAGGCACAGTCAGGAAAATTCCCTTCCACTGAAAGCCCACTGGGGGATGGCATTCCCAGATGCTGTCTTGGAGATAATGATAAGTCCTCTATCCTGTCCGGCAAGAGTCGACAAATCACCAACAACCCCCTTAAGGAGAAGGAGAACATGTCCAAGACAAAATACAAGCAGCAGGAGAGAACAAAAAATGAGACCCAgaacaagcagaatgatggaCCTCTGGGAACCTTGTCCAACAACCTGGACAAGACTTTGGAAAACCTAAATCCTGAGTTTATAGATAATCCAGAATCATCAACAGcatcaaacaaaaagaaaaagaagtgctCCAAAAAGCCCAAATCAGACACCCACTGCATCAAAGGCCGAGGCTCTACTTTGCAAGTGCTACACTTTCTCATCATTCCCATGACCTGGATATCTCTAGCCATTTCTTAG